A stretch of Rhizobium sp. TH2 DNA encodes these proteins:
- a CDS encoding ABC transporter permease has protein sequence MEKPSPIAILLAAVVAIFLLLPLFAVIPVSFTPARFLSMPSGNWSVRHYMALIENPAWLQATWLSIRIAVLSSAISTALALAFSLGMWMYRPLYPGAFYGFVLLPMVAPPVVSAITLYFFLTSLSKVNDVIGYDTVVGVAIAHAVMIAPFAVVLITVALAQVDRRIDLAARGFGASMTQRIFRVILPNIKFGVFTAAFLAFVLSWEEIGVTLFITSVNAVTLPRMMWMGLRDNIDPAIAAISVVLIVLVIAAIVGKTVISTLASKKA, from the coding sequence ATGGAAAAGCCGAGCCCGATCGCCATTCTGCTTGCCGCCGTGGTTGCCATCTTCCTGCTGCTGCCGCTGTTTGCCGTCATTCCGGTGTCCTTCACGCCGGCACGGTTCCTGTCGATGCCATCAGGCAACTGGTCGGTTCGCCACTATATGGCGCTGATCGAGAACCCAGCCTGGCTGCAGGCGACCTGGCTGTCGATCAGGATCGCTGTCCTGAGTTCGGCGATCTCGACGGCCTTGGCCTTGGCTTTCAGCCTGGGCATGTGGATGTACCGGCCGCTTTATCCCGGCGCCTTTTACGGTTTCGTGCTGCTGCCGATGGTGGCGCCGCCGGTGGTTTCCGCTATCACGCTGTATTTCTTCCTGACCTCGCTTTCCAAGGTCAACGACGTGATCGGCTACGACACGGTGGTCGGAGTGGCGATCGCGCATGCCGTGATGATCGCACCCTTCGCGGTGGTGCTGATCACGGTGGCGCTGGCCCAGGTCGATCGCCGGATCGATCTTGCCGCACGCGGCTTCGGCGCCAGCATGACGCAGCGGATTTTCCGGGTGATCCTGCCCAATATCAAGTTCGGGGTCTTCACCGCGGCGTTCCTCGCTTTCGTTCTCTCCTGGGAGGAGATCGGCGTGACGCTGTTCATAACCTCGGTCAATGCAGTGACGCTGCCGCGCATGATGTGGATGGGGCTGCGTGACAATATCGATCCGGCGATTGCCGCCATCTCGGTGGTGCTGATCGTGCTTGTGATCGCCGCGATCGTCGGCAAGACGGTGATTTCCACCCTGGCTTCGAAAAAGGCCTGA
- a CDS encoding ABC transporter permease, whose product MRSDYLKPALLLGPLMLFLLLAYAIPFLGVVRWSVTLPELGVSNYGRAVTDPLIISVFIRTFRICFFVTVLAVAMAYMIALVWVRGSPTQRLIAELCILIPFWISVLTRAFGWVALLSNRGLINTWLTQLGVIAEPLTMVRNELGVVLGMTHFLIPFAVFPIASAMRSLDERVLLAARGMGASRMRTFWQIFLPMTAPGILGAAIMVFVFSLGFFITPAILGGGRSVMAAELIYLRLFQSPDWGLGAAISVLMMLIVGLLLALLMRYAKPGGMVK is encoded by the coding sequence ATGCGATCGGACTATCTCAAGCCAGCGCTGCTGCTCGGCCCCCTGATGCTGTTCCTGCTGCTCGCCTATGCCATTCCCTTTCTCGGTGTCGTGCGCTGGAGTGTGACGCTACCCGAACTTGGTGTCTCTAACTATGGCCGGGCGGTTACCGATCCGCTGATCATCTCGGTCTTCATCCGCACCTTCCGGATCTGCTTCTTCGTCACCGTGCTCGCCGTGGCCATGGCCTACATGATCGCGCTCGTCTGGGTGCGGGGTTCGCCGACGCAGCGGCTGATCGCCGAGCTTTGCATCCTGATCCCGTTCTGGATCTCGGTCCTGACGCGCGCTTTCGGCTGGGTGGCGCTGCTTTCCAATCGCGGGTTGATCAACACCTGGTTGACGCAGCTGGGGGTGATTGCCGAGCCGCTGACCATGGTGCGCAACGAACTCGGCGTCGTGCTTGGCATGACGCATTTCCTCATTCCCTTCGCGGTGTTCCCGATCGCGTCAGCCATGCGCAGCCTCGACGAGCGCGTACTGCTCGCCGCGCGCGGCATGGGGGCATCGCGGATGCGGACGTTCTGGCAGATATTCCTGCCGATGACCGCGCCGGGCATTCTCGGCGCCGCGATCATGGTCTTCGTCTTTTCACTAGGCTTCTTCATCACGCCCGCCATTCTCGGTGGCGGCCGCAGCGTCATGGCGGCGGAACTCATCTATCTCCGGCTGTTCCAGAGCCCAGACTGGGGCCTGGGCGCTGCGATCAGCGTGCTGATGATGCTGATTGTCGGGCTGCTGCTGGCATTGCTGATGCGCTATGCCAAGCCGGGCGGGATGGTGAAATAA
- a CDS encoding ABC transporter substrate-binding protein encodes MSMEFEKETLEILSKKVDNGQLSRRRFTQIAAMLIGGAPLALKAKGAWAAANELVFVNWGGDAMTAYDEAYGKAFATEAGVTVKQDGSGPTEGAIAAQVESGKPSWDIVDADPFSAQALGKKGLMEPIDYAIVDKSKFRPGFGWEYAASTYFFSYIIAYDASKFGDKVPTGMADFFDVEKFPGKRSLYKWGAGMWEAALLADGVAPDKLYPLDLKRAHDKIAAFKDNVVSYWGGGAESQSVLLNGEVSMALIWSTRAGLIEKDSGGSIKFIWDQGLISPGAMAVLKGNPGGKENAMKFIASAQDPKKQLVMFEKLGQGPANPAADALVPADQKRLNPVDPENMGKQIALDMAWYETNYGPALDEYTKIIAA; translated from the coding sequence ATGTCCATGGAATTCGAAAAGGAAACCCTCGAGATTCTCTCGAAGAAGGTCGATAACGGCCAGCTGTCGCGCCGCCGTTTCACGCAGATTGCCGCCATGCTGATCGGCGGCGCGCCGCTGGCTCTCAAGGCCAAGGGTGCCTGGGCAGCAGCCAACGAACTGGTTTTCGTCAATTGGGGCGGCGATGCCATGACCGCCTATGACGAGGCCTATGGCAAGGCATTCGCGACCGAAGCCGGCGTGACGGTGAAGCAAGACGGCTCCGGCCCGACCGAAGGCGCGATCGCCGCGCAGGTCGAAAGCGGCAAGCCGAGCTGGGATATCGTCGACGCCGATCCGTTCTCGGCGCAGGCGCTCGGCAAGAAGGGCCTGATGGAGCCGATCGACTATGCAATCGTCGACAAGAGCAAGTTCCGCCCGGGCTTCGGCTGGGAATATGCGGCCTCGACCTATTTCTTCTCCTACATCATCGCCTATGACGCCTCGAAGTTCGGCGACAAGGTGCCGACCGGCATGGCGGATTTCTTCGACGTGGAGAAATTCCCCGGCAAGCGCTCGCTCTACAAGTGGGGCGCTGGCATGTGGGAAGCGGCACTCCTCGCCGATGGCGTGGCGCCTGATAAGCTCTACCCGCTCGACCTCAAGCGCGCGCATGACAAGATCGCTGCCTTCAAGGACAATGTCGTCTCCTATTGGGGTGGCGGCGCGGAGAGCCAGTCGGTTCTGCTCAACGGCGAAGTCTCGATGGCGCTGATCTGGTCGACGCGTGCCGGCCTGATCGAGAAGGATTCCGGCGGTTCGATCAAGTTCATCTGGGACCAGGGCCTGATCTCGCCGGGCGCGATGGCCGTACTCAAGGGCAATCCGGGCGGCAAGGAAAATGCGATGAAGTTCATCGCTTCCGCGCAGGACCCGAAGAAGCAGCTCGTGATGTTCGAGAAGCTCGGACAGGGCCCGGCAAACCCGGCAGCCGATGCGCTGGTTCCGGCGGACCAGAAGCGGCTCAACCCGGTCGATCCGGAGAACATGGGCAAGCAGATCGCGCTGGATATGGCCTGGTACGAGACCAATTACGGTCCCGCGCTGGACGAGTATACGAAGATCATCGCGGCTTGA
- a CDS encoding ABC transporter ATP-binding protein yields the protein MQTKNRAAELDARGIGKTYGDFHALDDVSLTIGRGEFLTLLGPSGSGKTTFLMILAGFVNATSGSLTKDGTDITHLPAEKRAFGMVFQGYALFPHMSVEKNIAFPLQVQGRNAQDIKKKVDNIVDRVGLREHATKRPADLSGGQQQRVALARALVFEPSVLLLDEPFSALDKNLRGSMQEEVRRLHQETGTTFVFVTHDQSEALALSTRVAIFNKGKLQQVDTPKAVYEHPANRFVAEFLGDINIFDLKDTKLSGALAECRFEDRVIRASNAAGSPTNHFAIRPEHMVLSSAEPADRNALAADIEDVTYLGAATRFALKTPGGKGLTLEMPTRETGPDFARGKRVWASWAPDQGFFL from the coding sequence ATGCAGACCAAGAATAGGGCGGCCGAACTGGACGCCCGGGGAATTGGCAAGACTTACGGCGATTTTCACGCACTGGACGATGTCTCCCTGACGATCGGCCGTGGCGAATTTCTGACGCTTCTCGGACCTTCCGGCTCCGGCAAGACGACGTTTCTGATGATCCTCGCCGGCTTCGTCAACGCGACATCGGGTTCGCTGACCAAGGATGGCACGGACATAACCCACCTGCCGGCCGAGAAGCGCGCCTTCGGCATGGTGTTCCAGGGCTACGCGCTCTTCCCCCACATGTCGGTCGAGAAGAACATCGCTTTTCCGCTGCAGGTGCAGGGCCGCAATGCCCAGGACATCAAGAAGAAAGTCGATAATATCGTCGATCGCGTCGGGTTACGCGAGCATGCCACAAAACGTCCCGCCGACCTTTCGGGAGGCCAGCAGCAGCGCGTGGCGCTGGCCCGTGCGCTGGTGTTCGAGCCTTCCGTGCTGTTGCTCGACGAGCCATTTTCCGCGCTCGACAAGAACCTGCGCGGATCGATGCAAGAAGAAGTCCGCCGTCTGCATCAGGAGACCGGCACGACCTTTGTTTTCGTGACCCACGACCAGTCGGAGGCCCTGGCGCTTTCGACGCGGGTCGCGATCTTCAACAAGGGCAAGCTGCAGCAGGTCGATACACCGAAGGCCGTCTACGAGCATCCGGCCAACCGTTTCGTTGCGGAATTTCTCGGCGATATCAACATCTTCGATCTCAAGGATACCAAGCTCTCGGGCGCGCTGGCGGAATGCCGCTTCGAGGACAGGGTGATCCGCGCGTCGAATGCCGCTGGCAGCCCGACCAACCATTTCGCCATCCGACCTGAGCATATGGTCCTTTCGAGCGCCGAGCCGGCTGATCGTAACGCGCTGGCCGCCGATATCGAGGATGTGACCTATCTCGGCGCCGCGACACGGTTCGCGCTGAAGACGCCGGGTGGCAAGGGACTGACGCTTGAGATGCCGACCCGCGAGACCGGGCCGGATTTCGCCAGGGGAAAGAGAGTTTGGGCGAGCTGGGCGCCGGATCAGGGATTTTTCCTCTGA
- a CDS encoding LysR substrate-binding domain-containing protein has translation MKRIPSTQALRALDSFTRHGSVWKAADELNLTRSAVSHQLRLLERDLGFQLLNRIGTKIELTEQGMGYALDVRKALNTIAGSAVRHANRGVSGSINVCCTPGFASSWLCSHISSFRETHPDVRLSISTPMRLDDVSNPDVDVFIAFGTGYWPDMKVELLVEVEFTPLCSPVLINKSLGLSDPSDIKKTCLLHLVDDDDWEEWLTIADVDPSFAQTGIVFSDMNLVYSAAMSAQGIAMGDEFICRTAMATGQLVRPFDINIKSKRSYYLVVSEAKADNKTVMAFSDWLKEEVMKNEAVPIKA, from the coding sequence ATGAAGCGAATTCCCTCGACCCAGGCGCTGCGCGCTCTCGACAGCTTCACCCGTCATGGTTCGGTGTGGAAGGCGGCCGACGAACTCAACCTCACCCGCAGCGCGGTGAGCCATCAGTTGAGGCTGCTCGAGCGGGATCTCGGCTTCCAGTTGCTGAATCGGATCGGCACCAAGATCGAGCTGACGGAACAGGGCATGGGCTATGCGCTCGATGTGCGCAAGGCGCTTAACACGATCGCGGGCTCCGCCGTGCGGCACGCCAATCGCGGTGTGTCCGGTTCGATCAATGTGTGCTGTACGCCGGGCTTTGCGTCCAGCTGGCTGTGCAGCCATATCTCCAGCTTTCGCGAGACCCATCCGGATGTGCGGCTGTCGATCTCGACCCCGATGCGACTGGATGACGTCTCCAATCCCGATGTCGATGTGTTCATCGCGTTCGGCACGGGATACTGGCCGGATATGAAGGTTGAACTGCTGGTTGAGGTCGAATTCACGCCGCTTTGCAGCCCGGTGCTGATCAACAAGTCGCTGGGCCTGTCGGATCCCTCGGATATCAAGAAGACCTGTCTGCTGCATCTTGTCGATGACGACGACTGGGAGGAGTGGCTGACGATCGCCGACGTCGATCCGTCGTTCGCGCAGACGGGGATCGTCTTCTCCGACATGAATCTCGTCTATTCGGCCGCCATGTCGGCGCAGGGGATTGCGATGGGAGACGAATTCATCTGCCGGACAGCCATGGCGACCGGGCAGCTGGTGCGGCCGTTCGACATCAACATCAAGTCCAAGCGCTCCTACTATCTCGTCGTTTCCGAGGCCAAGGCCGACAACAAGACCGTCATGGCCTTCAGCGACTGGCTGAAGGAAGAGGTGATGAAAAATGAGGCGGTGCCGATCAAGGCTTAA
- a CDS encoding amidohydrolase: protein MPISAAQRHAAKHIDAIRSDLSAWTATIFDFGETAWREYQSADWYAKTLRSHGFTVEEGSAGMPTAFAAHWTNGPGPSVGMYAEYDAVPGNCQAASTCKEPRAGLNEHAGGHTDPHSGLGVGALGGLLATKAAMERHGVTGTLRFTGEPAEKVRGSKPIHAAKGYYDGLDGMLSFHPFYMLPMCNTVRWDTHCGAAYSMIYRFICDQPEDWGKSDGAPIPQSHSAIRAPGANDALMMMYMSSKALRDSMLPHQGGWSISEAILTAGQATADNLPAGLAEIQYMMRMPDLAMAEQATAFLDRNAAHAAQMSGCSYERHWVCKSRPGLANHVMANVVWDSLLAVGAPVWDEEAKAKAREIQSNLGLDPMTEPFIDEMTALVDPKEAEAILRRDLPPSQLNSTSDDYTDMSWHAPLARFYIARPALKAPSGYRYPGWVMNALGGIPATIDPMVATAAKVLAFSALRLMEDAKARKAARDEFETRTGGGVGGSKWTPPLCDYDPPIHFRWPEYVTTQRGRDWWIPTQPNS from the coding sequence ATGCCGATCTCGGCCGCCCAGCGCCATGCAGCCAAGCATATCGACGCGATCAGGTCTGATCTCTCGGCCTGGACCGCGACGATTTTCGACTTCGGCGAGACGGCCTGGCGCGAATATCAATCGGCCGACTGGTACGCAAAAACCTTGCGTTCCCATGGATTTACCGTCGAGGAAGGCTCGGCGGGCATGCCCACGGCCTTTGCCGCGCACTGGACCAATGGCCCCGGTCCCTCGGTCGGCATGTATGCCGAATATGACGCTGTGCCCGGCAATTGCCAGGCGGCATCGACCTGCAAGGAACCCCGCGCCGGCCTCAACGAACATGCGGGCGGACACACCGATCCGCATTCCGGCCTTGGCGTCGGTGCGCTCGGTGGGTTGCTTGCCACCAAGGCCGCGATGGAGCGCCACGGCGTCACCGGAACCCTGCGTTTCACCGGCGAACCGGCCGAGAAAGTACGCGGCTCCAAGCCCATCCACGCAGCCAAGGGCTATTATGATGGCCTGGACGGCATGCTCTCCTTCCATCCGTTCTACATGCTGCCGATGTGCAATACCGTCCGCTGGGACACGCATTGCGGCGCCGCCTATTCGATGATCTATCGCTTCATCTGCGACCAGCCCGAAGACTGGGGCAAAAGTGATGGCGCGCCGATCCCGCAATCGCATTCGGCCATCCGCGCACCCGGCGCCAATGATGCGCTTATGATGATGTACATGTCCTCCAAGGCGTTGCGCGATTCCATGCTGCCGCATCAGGGCGGCTGGTCGATCAGCGAAGCGATCCTCACCGCCGGCCAGGCCACCGCCGACAACCTGCCCGCCGGCCTCGCCGAAATCCAGTACATGATGCGCATGCCCGATCTCGCCATGGCCGAGCAGGCAACCGCTTTCCTCGACCGAAACGCCGCGCATGCCGCGCAGATGTCCGGCTGCAGCTATGAGCGCCATTGGGTCTGCAAGTCGCGGCCCGGCCTCGCCAATCATGTCATGGCCAATGTCGTCTGGGATTCGCTGCTGGCGGTCGGAGCGCCAGTATGGGACGAGGAAGCCAAGGCCAAGGCGCGCGAAATCCAGTCCAATCTCGGCCTCGATCCGATGACTGAGCCGTTCATCGACGAGATGACGGCACTGGTCGATCCGAAAGAGGCCGAGGCGATCCTGCGCCGCGACCTGCCGCCTTCGCAACTCAACTCGACCTCGGATGACTATACCGATATGAGCTGGCATGCGCCGCTCGCCCGCTTCTACATTGCCCGGCCGGCACTCAAGGCGCCGTCAGGCTATCGTTATCCCGGCTGGGTGATGAACGCGCTCGGCGGCATCCCGGCAACGATCGATCCGATGGTGGCGACCGCGGCGAAAGTGCTCGCCTTCTCGGCGCTCCGCCTGATGGAAGACGCCAAGGCCCGCAAGGCGGCGCGCGACGAATTCGAAACCCGCACCGGCGGTGGCGTCGGCGGCTCGAAATGGACCCCGCCGCTCTGCGATTACGACCCACCCATCCACTTCCGCTGGCCCGAATATGTTACCACTCAGCGTGGTCGGGACTGGTGGATACCCACGCAACCCAATTCCTGA
- a CDS encoding dimethylarginine dimethylaminohydrolase family protein yields the protein MNIQSAFASQEPFSLQRRNPKGNTKRLEGWGFANETDTLTDVLLGSPAYLRHLATSSLSRKHLRENPCNIQTAQAQHKELVSAYEHFGVRIHWHEPTPELPMQVYSRDSSVMTPYGAIITAMAQWWRRGENYAAIRTYEKLDIPIYDMVTAGTFEGGDFNVIEDGVVLIGCGGARTQEEGARQVKEWFDKEGWETRLAFIDEYYVHIDLMVVPIAPKLTAVCLDCTDPAIVTWLKDKGHDIVDVPFQDTMALGCNFMSLGNDKIIAPTSSKTLIEQLKARGFEVAAVDTAEISKTGGGIHCMAQALRREAA from the coding sequence ATGAACATCCAGAGCGCCTTCGCATCCCAAGAGCCCTTTTCCCTCCAGCGCCGCAACCCCAAGGGCAACACCAAGCGCCTGGAAGGCTGGGGCTTCGCCAACGAGACCGACACGCTGACCGACGTTCTGCTCGGCTCGCCCGCCTATCTCCGGCACCTGGCGACCTCGTCGCTCTCGCGCAAGCACCTGCGCGAAAATCCGTGCAACATCCAGACCGCCCAGGCCCAGCACAAGGAGCTTGTCTCGGCCTACGAGCATTTCGGCGTCCGCATCCACTGGCACGAGCCGACCCCGGAACTGCCGATGCAGGTCTATTCGCGCGATTCCTCCGTCATGACGCCCTATGGCGCGATCATCACGGCGATGGCGCAGTGGTGGCGGCGCGGCGAGAACTATGCCGCGATCCGCACCTATGAAAAGCTCGACATCCCGATCTACGACATGGTCACCGCCGGCACGTTCGAAGGCGGCGATTTCAACGTCATCGAGGATGGCGTGGTGCTGATCGGCTGCGGCGGCGCCCGCACCCAGGAGGAAGGTGCCCGCCAGGTCAAGGAATGGTTCGACAAGGAAGGTTGGGAGACCCGCCTCGCCTTTATCGACGAATATTACGTCCATATCGACCTGATGGTCGTGCCGATCGCGCCGAAGCTGACCGCCGTCTGCCTCGATTGCACCGACCCCGCGATCGTCACTTGGCTTAAGGACAAGGGCCATGATATCGTCGATGTGCCCTTCCAGGATACGATGGCGCTCGGCTGCAATTTCATGTCTCTCGGCAACGACAAGATCATCGCACCGACCTCGTCGAAGACGTTGATCGAGCAGTTGAAGGCGCGCGGCTTCGAAGTCGCCGCCGTCGATACGGCTGAGATTTCCAAGACTGGCGGCGGCATTCATTGCATGGCGCAGGCCCTCCGTCGCGAGGCCGCGTAA
- a CDS encoding alpha-hydroxy acid oxidase produces MANIQKRFPSIPHMKAKARWRIPGFAWDYMTGGIGMEENVRRNSDDLQKIMFMPRYLSAAPSPDISTTIFGQTLSAPFGVAPVGLAGLQWPGCEPPIAKAAQAHNVLHVLSTHATQSLEKMKALSGPMGWFQLYPPNDAKMETDMIERAKRAGYEVLVVTVDIPTVTRRDRDIRNGLSVPPQFDARTVFHAAMRPHWLLRLARHGIPHFENLELYAPKGQSIKEFYAFLGSVLSNHITADRFKQIRDQWPGKVIVKGVLDPEEAAAYMAMGADGVIVSNHGGRQLDAAPSSVSMLPLVRKRLGPDALVMVDGGVRSGLDIARMIALGADYVFMGRPFIFSVAAIGDDGPAHLIDVLKLELTGTLSQLGCQRLADLHTFLHKPE; encoded by the coding sequence TTGGCGAATATACAGAAGCGGTTTCCCTCGATACCGCATATGAAGGCGAAGGCCCGGTGGCGCATACCGGGCTTTGCCTGGGACTACATGACCGGCGGCATCGGCATGGAGGAAAACGTCCGGCGCAACAGCGACGACCTCCAGAAGATCATGTTCATGCCGCGCTATCTGAGCGCGGCGCCGAGCCCTGACATAAGCACCACGATCTTCGGCCAGACGCTATCGGCGCCTTTCGGCGTGGCCCCCGTCGGCCTCGCAGGCCTGCAATGGCCGGGTTGCGAACCACCGATCGCCAAGGCGGCGCAGGCGCATAACGTGCTGCATGTCCTCTCGACCCATGCCACGCAGAGCCTGGAAAAAATGAAAGCGCTTTCCGGCCCCATGGGCTGGTTCCAGCTCTATCCGCCGAATGACGCGAAGATGGAAACCGACATGATCGAGCGGGCCAAGCGGGCCGGCTACGAGGTGCTGGTCGTCACTGTCGATATTCCCACCGTCACGCGACGCGACCGCGACATCCGCAACGGTCTCTCGGTGCCACCGCAATTCGATGCCCGCACGGTATTCCATGCCGCCATGCGCCCGCACTGGCTGCTGCGTCTTGCCCGCCACGGCATTCCGCATTTCGAGAATCTTGAGCTCTATGCGCCGAAGGGACAATCGATCAAGGAATTCTACGCCTTTCTCGGCTCGGTCCTCTCGAACCACATCACCGCGGATCGCTTCAAGCAGATCCGAGACCAGTGGCCGGGTAAAGTCATCGTCAAGGGCGTGCTCGACCCCGAGGAGGCCGCGGCCTACATGGCCATGGGTGCCGATGGCGTCATCGTCTCCAACCATGGCGGCCGCCAGCTCGATGCGGCACCCTCCTCCGTTTCGATGCTGCCGCTTGTCCGCAAGCGCCTCGGGCCGGATGCGCTTGTCATGGTCGATGGCGGTGTACGCTCCGGCCTCGATATCGCCCGGATGATCGCGCTTGGCGCAGACTATGTCTTCATGGGCCGGCCCTTCATCTTCTCGGTGGCCGCGATCGGCGACGATGGTCCGGCGCATCTGATCGACGTGCTGAAGCTGGAGCTTACCGGCACCCTGTCGCAGCTCGGCTGCCAGCGCCTCGCCGATCTTCACACGTTCCTGCACAAGCCGGAGTAA
- a CDS encoding FAD-binding oxidoreductase — protein sequence MSRAQDELLAALSQLLDDTVLLRGDGIPQKARSDASLSGRSLPWLYVRPVTVEQVAIALRACDACRWPVTVQGGMTGLAGGANPERSDVVIALDRLSGIEDIDSAAGTMTLRAGTVLEVAQKAAEDAGFLLPIDLGARGSCQIGGNIATNAGGIRVIRHGVTRDNILGLEAVLANGTVISSMNRLRKNNTGYDLKQLFIGSEGTLGIITRAVIRLQPLPSGKATALVALSNYDHAVALLKRAQAGLVGLSAFEIMWDNYFSFSSKGEGLTLFDRSHPFVAIIEQSGTPDNDNLETFLGTMFEEGLIEDALIAQSEKESRQFWAVREGAAYDRLEGLINFDVSIAIGQLGAFAEACEIALREKYPDAHIAFFGHMGDSNLHIAVSVGPTDDATLHAIDAITYGAVKQFKGSISAEHGIGLLKRDFLGHSRSPEELALMRSIKKALDPHGILNPGKVLPPA from the coding sequence ATGAGCCGTGCGCAGGACGAGCTTCTTGCCGCTTTATCCCAACTGCTCGACGACACGGTGCTGCTGCGCGGCGATGGCATCCCCCAGAAGGCGCGCAGCGATGCGAGCCTGTCCGGTCGCAGCCTGCCCTGGCTCTATGTCAGGCCCGTCACGGTGGAACAGGTAGCTATCGCCCTGCGTGCCTGCGATGCCTGTCGCTGGCCGGTGACGGTCCAGGGCGGCATGACCGGACTAGCCGGCGGCGCCAATCCGGAACGCAGCGACGTTGTGATCGCGCTCGACCGCCTTTCGGGCATCGAGGATATCGACAGCGCGGCCGGGACAATGACCCTTCGCGCCGGCACCGTTCTCGAAGTCGCCCAGAAAGCTGCCGAGGACGCCGGCTTCCTGCTACCCATCGATCTCGGCGCGCGCGGCTCCTGCCAGATCGGCGGCAACATCGCCACCAATGCCGGCGGCATCCGCGTGATCCGCCACGGCGTGACCCGCGACAATATTCTCGGGCTGGAAGCGGTCCTCGCCAATGGCACAGTGATCTCCTCGATGAACCGCCTGCGCAAGAACAATACCGGCTACGACCTGAAGCAGCTTTTTATAGGCTCCGAAGGCACGCTCGGCATCATCACCCGCGCCGTCATCCGCCTCCAGCCGCTGCCGTCGGGCAAAGCGACGGCGCTTGTCGCACTTTCGAACTACGATCACGCCGTGGCCTTGCTCAAACGCGCGCAGGCCGGGCTGGTCGGCCTCTCTGCCTTCGAGATCATGTGGGACAACTATTTTTCCTTCAGCAGCAAGGGCGAAGGCCTCACCCTGTTCGACCGAAGCCATCCCTTCGTGGCCATCATCGAGCAATCGGGAACGCCGGATAACGATAACCTCGAAACCTTTCTTGGCACGATGTTCGAAGAGGGATTGATAGAGGATGCGCTCATCGCCCAGTCCGAGAAGGAAAGCCGGCAGTTCTGGGCCGTACGCGAAGGCGCGGCCTACGACCGGCTGGAAGGGCTGATCAATTTCGACGTCTCTATCGCTATCGGCCAGTTGGGCGCATTCGCCGAGGCTTGTGAAATAGCACTGCGCGAAAAGTATCCCGACGCCCATATCGCCTTCTTCGGCCATATGGGCGACAGCAACCTGCATATCGCGGTCTCGGTCGGACCGACCGACGACGCCACGCTCCATGCCATCGATGCAATCACCTATGGCGCGGTGAAACAGTTCAAAGGCTCCATCTCCGCCGAACACGGCATCGGTCTTCTCAAGCGCGATTTTCTCGGCCATTCTCGCAGCCCGGAGGAACTGGCGCTGATGCGGTCGATCAAGAAGGCGCTCGATCCGCACGGCATCCTCAACCCCGGCAAGGTGCTGCCTCCGGCCTGA